One Streptomyces sp. NBC_00554 DNA segment encodes these proteins:
- a CDS encoding family 43 glycosylhydrolase, translated as MALPSSDLGDGTYRNPVLDADWSDPDLLRVGDDYYLTASSFGRVPGLPLLHSRDLVNWTLVGHALQLLEPAKEFRRPRHDCGVWAPSLRHHDDRFWIFWGDPDQGIFQVNAPEIRGPWTRPHLVKQGKGLIDACPLWDEESGEAYLVHAWAKSRSGVKNRLTGHRMRPDGTGLLDEGKVIVDADRLPGWFTLEGPKLYRHDGWFWIFAPAGGVETGWQGAFRSRDFFGPYEERVVLEQGGTEVNGPHQGAWVRTQHGEDWFAHFQQRGPYGRVVHLQPMRWGHGGTSRSSEAETGGGWPVLGDEGAPVAVHKKPDLPPQPPSAPATDDDFPGGRFGRQWQWTANPQDGWATQHSADGLRLTCVRTVDAHDLRKLPNVLTQRLPGIAATVEVELSLSSEDLGARAGLAVLGDAFSWIGLQRGEGGSVQLVHRFAESVADREREGAHPVEAPGGRARLWIEIGAGARCRFFYDVGGGRQPSGQVFAATPWRWVGALLGLFALAPVGGGHAGAASFTQFRITATP; from the coding sequence ATGGCCCTGCCCTCCTCCGACCTCGGCGACGGCACCTACCGCAACCCCGTCCTCGACGCCGACTGGTCCGACCCCGATCTCCTCCGCGTCGGCGACGACTACTACCTCACCGCCTCCAGCTTCGGCCGCGTCCCGGGCCTGCCGCTGCTGCACTCGCGCGACCTGGTTAACTGGACGCTCGTCGGACACGCCCTCCAACTCCTCGAACCCGCCAAGGAGTTCAGGAGGCCGAGGCACGACTGCGGAGTGTGGGCGCCGTCCCTGCGACACCACGACGACCGCTTCTGGATCTTCTGGGGCGACCCGGACCAGGGCATTTTCCAGGTCAACGCCCCCGAGATCAGGGGACCTTGGACCCGCCCGCACCTCGTCAAACAGGGCAAGGGACTCATCGACGCCTGTCCGCTGTGGGACGAGGAGAGCGGCGAGGCGTATCTCGTGCACGCCTGGGCCAAGTCCCGCTCCGGGGTCAAGAACCGGCTCACCGGCCACCGGATGCGGCCCGACGGCACCGGACTGCTCGACGAAGGCAAGGTCATCGTCGACGCCGACCGGCTGCCCGGCTGGTTCACCCTCGAAGGGCCCAAGCTCTACCGCCACGACGGCTGGTTCTGGATCTTCGCCCCCGCCGGGGGAGTGGAGACCGGCTGGCAGGGCGCCTTCCGCTCACGCGACTTCTTCGGCCCCTACGAGGAGCGGGTCGTCCTGGAACAGGGCGGTACCGAGGTCAACGGCCCGCACCAGGGCGCCTGGGTGCGCACGCAGCACGGCGAGGACTGGTTCGCGCACTTCCAGCAGCGCGGCCCGTACGGGAGAGTCGTCCACCTCCAGCCGATGCGCTGGGGCCATGGGGGCACCTCCCGGTCGAGCGAAGCCGAGACCGGGGGAGGCTGGCCGGTACTCGGCGACGAGGGCGCCCCTGTCGCCGTACACAAGAAGCCCGATCTGCCGCCCCAGCCGCCGTCCGCGCCCGCCACCGACGACGACTTCCCCGGCGGCCGGTTCGGACGCCAGTGGCAGTGGACCGCCAATCCGCAGGACGGCTGGGCCACCCAGCACTCCGCCGACGGACTGCGGCTGACCTGCGTACGGACGGTTGACGCGCACGATCTGCGCAAGTTACCGAACGTCCTCACCCAGCGGCTGCCCGGGATCGCCGCCACCGTCGAGGTCGAACTGTCGCTCAGCAGCGAGGACTTGGGAGCCAGGGCCGGGCTCGCCGTCCTCGGGGACGCGTTCAGCTGGATCGGGCTCCAGCGGGGCGAAGGCGGGTCGGTGCAGCTGGTGCACCGGTTCGCCGAGTCGGTCGCGGACCGGGAACGCGAGGGCGCGCATCCGGTGGAGGCGCCCGGGGGACGGGCACGGCTCTGGATCGAGATCGGCGCGGGAGCGCGCTGCCGTTTCTTCTACGACGTCGGCGGCGGCCGGCAGCCCTCGGGCCAGGTCTTCGCCGCCACCCCCTGGCGCTGGGTCGGCGCCCTGCTCGGACTCTTCGCGCTCGCGCCCGTCGGCGGGGGACACGCCGGCGCGGCCTCGTTCACGCAGTTCCGCATCACCGCGACCCCCTGA
- a CDS encoding pectinesterase family protein yields the protein MTHLHSKRLPGPPPRGRTLAAVVGLVAALTLGAIGQAKAAAPAPDRVSGTVSSADRWTDRAHGFASLDGGTTGGAGGKVVTVTDQASLARYAAAEEPYIIRVSGAIAVEPFGSDIVVASDKTVIGVGDSGEIVHGELHLNPGTHNVIIRNLTIRDSYVEGDWDGKTQDFDAIQMDTVDHVWIDHNRFTHMGDGLLDIRKDSQYITVSYNRFTDHNKALGIGWTTNVLTQITIDHNWFTGTKQRNPSADNCAYAHLYNNYLSAQVDDGDPVWTYGNWSRGHTKMVIENSYYDGVQHPYQADATAELVQRGSILRNTAGRHDEWGAAFEPRDFYDYRLDPASAVPALVTRFSGPQKRIGAVELNVPADYPTVQAAVDAVPDGNDSAVTVAIAPGTYRAKVFIPAAKPRILLRGTGQDRSDTVIVHDTPAAYGGSTGSATVRIAANDVTARNLTFSNDFDEAAHELNGEQALAMKTTGDRIVFEDTAFLGNQDTLMTDSPNLTAISRVYIRDSYIEGDVDFIYGRATTVVERSVIKALSRGSATNNGYITAASTWKGNPYGFLITRSRIVSDAPAESFHLGRPWHPGGEVDAVAQVLIRDTELPAAVKSSPWTDMSGFSWKDARFAEYRTYGPGSAVTADRPQLPDADAATYTVANYLSGADGWAPYAHH from the coding sequence ATGACGCACCTCCATAGCAAGCGCTTGCCGGGGCCGCCGCCCCGAGGGAGGACCCTGGCCGCCGTGGTGGGCCTGGTGGCCGCCCTGACCCTCGGGGCGATCGGCCAGGCGAAGGCCGCCGCACCCGCACCGGACCGCGTATCCGGGACCGTGTCGTCGGCCGACCGCTGGACCGACCGGGCTCATGGTTTCGCCTCTCTCGACGGCGGCACCACCGGCGGTGCGGGCGGCAAGGTCGTCACCGTCACCGATCAGGCCTCACTCGCCCGGTACGCGGCCGCCGAGGAGCCGTACATCATCCGGGTGTCCGGGGCGATCGCCGTCGAGCCCTTCGGCTCGGACATCGTGGTGGCCTCGGACAAGACGGTCATCGGCGTCGGCGACAGCGGCGAGATCGTCCACGGGGAGCTCCATCTCAACCCCGGCACGCACAACGTGATCATCCGCAATCTGACGATCCGGGACTCGTACGTCGAGGGCGACTGGGACGGCAAGACGCAGGACTTCGACGCGATCCAGATGGACACCGTCGACCACGTGTGGATCGACCACAACAGGTTCACGCACATGGGCGACGGGCTGCTCGACATCCGCAAGGACAGCCAGTACATCACCGTGTCCTACAACCGGTTCACCGACCACAACAAGGCGTTGGGGATCGGCTGGACCACCAATGTGCTCACCCAGATCACCATCGACCACAACTGGTTCACCGGCACGAAGCAGCGCAACCCGTCCGCCGACAACTGCGCCTACGCACACCTCTACAACAACTACCTCTCGGCACAGGTCGATGACGGCGATCCGGTGTGGACGTACGGCAACTGGTCGCGCGGCCACACGAAGATGGTCATCGAGAACAGCTACTACGACGGCGTCCAGCACCCCTACCAGGCCGACGCCACCGCCGAGTTGGTGCAGCGCGGGTCGATCCTGCGGAACACCGCCGGGCGGCACGACGAGTGGGGTGCCGCCTTCGAACCGCGGGACTTCTACGACTACCGGCTGGACCCTGCTTCCGCCGTCCCGGCCCTCGTCACCCGCTTCTCCGGGCCGCAGAAGCGGATCGGCGCCGTCGAACTGAACGTCCCCGCCGACTATCCGACGGTCCAGGCCGCCGTGGACGCGGTTCCGGACGGCAACGACAGCGCGGTGACCGTGGCGATCGCGCCGGGAACGTACCGGGCGAAGGTGTTCATCCCCGCGGCCAAGCCCCGGATTCTGCTGCGGGGGACCGGACAGGACCGCTCCGACACCGTCATCGTCCACGACACGCCCGCCGCGTACGGCGGCTCCACCGGGAGCGCCACCGTACGGATCGCCGCGAACGACGTCACGGCGCGCAACCTCACCTTCAGCAACGACTTCGACGAGGCCGCGCACGAACTGAACGGCGAGCAGGCCCTCGCGATGAAGACGACGGGCGACCGGATCGTCTTCGAGGACACGGCCTTCCTGGGCAACCAGGACACGCTGATGACCGACAGCCCCAACCTGACCGCCATTAGCCGGGTCTACATCCGCGACTCGTACATCGAGGGCGATGTCGACTTCATCTACGGACGCGCGACCACCGTCGTCGAGCGCTCCGTCATCAAGGCGCTCAGCCGCGGCTCGGCCACCAACAACGGCTACATCACGGCCGCTTCGACCTGGAAGGGCAACCCGTACGGGTTCCTGATCACCCGGTCGAGGATCGTGAGCGACGCTCCTGCCGAGTCCTTCCACCTCGGCCGGCCCTGGCACCCCGGCGGCGAAGTCGACGCCGTCGCACAGGTGTTGATCCGCGACACCGAACTGCCGGCCGCGGTGAAGTCCTCGCCGTGGACCGACATGAGCGGCTTCTCGTGGAAGGACGCGCGGTTCGCGGAGTACCGGACGTACGGGCCCGGTTCCGCCGTCACCGCCGACCGGCCGCAGCTGCCGGATGCCGACGCGGCCACGTACACGGTCGCCAACTACCTGTCCGGGGCCGATGGCTGGGCGCCCTACGCCCACCACTGA
- a CDS encoding sugar ABC transporter substrate-binding protein — translation MKISTRRSSRGGRRAATAVAVGAVLALTATACGDDGSGAGGDKGDEGSGKGEITFWDNNTAVRRDIWMEIIKDFEKKYPDIKVNYVGVPAENVQSKYDTSIQGGGLPDVGGVGAAMLAGIAAQNALEPLDSRLEKSSLNGKLNEGMVESVTAAGGQEKLFTIPTSASNGVLYYRTDLFEAAGLDAPTTWTKFYEAADKLTDRDKNEFGYTIRGGAGSIAQALDAMYGQTGITEFWNGDKTTVNDPKNVAALEKYVALYKKDTPEADVNNDFTKMVAQWDSGKIGMLNHNLGSYQDHVKALGVDKFRGLANPTSDDGTRVQVSNPVDGLALFKSSKNKTAAWKFIEFAASHESNSKWNESAGAIPSNTEAAQDAWVDEAEPTKLAAEALSSGSTKIVQLPYYLPDWNTISKADNEPNFQKVLLGKMSAEEFLDTVAEQLNTAQAEWTAQQG, via the coding sequence ATGAAGATCAGTACGCGTAGAAGCAGCCGAGGCGGGCGACGTGCGGCCACGGCCGTCGCGGTGGGCGCCGTGCTCGCGCTGACCGCCACCGCCTGTGGCGACGACGGCAGTGGTGCCGGCGGCGACAAGGGCGACGAGGGCTCGGGCAAGGGCGAGATCACCTTCTGGGACAACAACACGGCCGTCCGCCGTGACATCTGGATGGAGATCATCAAGGACTTCGAGAAGAAGTACCCCGACATCAAGGTCAACTACGTCGGAGTGCCCGCCGAGAACGTCCAGTCCAAGTACGACACCTCCATCCAGGGCGGCGGCCTGCCCGACGTCGGCGGGGTCGGCGCGGCGATGCTCGCCGGAATCGCCGCACAGAACGCCCTCGAACCTCTCGACTCGCGTCTGGAGAAGAGCTCGCTCAACGGCAAGCTGAACGAGGGCATGGTCGAGTCGGTGACCGCCGCGGGCGGCCAGGAGAAGCTGTTCACCATCCCCACCTCGGCCAGCAACGGCGTGCTGTACTACCGCACCGACCTGTTCGAGGCGGCGGGCCTGGACGCGCCCACCACCTGGACGAAGTTCTACGAGGCCGCGGACAAGCTGACCGACCGGGACAAGAACGAGTTCGGCTACACCATCCGCGGCGGCGCGGGCTCCATCGCGCAGGCCCTGGACGCGATGTACGGCCAGACCGGGATCACCGAGTTCTGGAACGGTGACAAGACCACGGTCAACGACCCCAAGAACGTGGCCGCGTTGGAGAAGTACGTCGCGCTCTACAAGAAGGACACCCCCGAGGCGGACGTCAACAACGACTTCACCAAGATGGTCGCCCAGTGGGACAGCGGCAAGATCGGCATGCTGAACCACAACCTGGGCTCCTACCAGGATCACGTGAAGGCCCTGGGCGTCGACAAGTTCCGTGGGCTCGCGAACCCGACCTCGGACGACGGCACGCGCGTTCAGGTCTCCAACCCCGTCGACGGACTCGCCCTGTTCAAGTCCAGCAAGAACAAGACGGCGGCCTGGAAGTTCATCGAGTTCGCCGCGTCGCACGAGTCGAACAGCAAGTGGAACGAGTCCGCTGGGGCGATTCCCTCCAACACGGAGGCTGCGCAGGACGCTTGGGTCGACGAAGCCGAGCCTACGAAGCTTGCCGCTGAGGCGCTTAGCAGTGGCAGCACCAAGATTGTGCAGCTGCCGTATTACCTGCCGGACTGGAACACGATCTCCAAGGCTGACAACGAGCCGAATTTTCAGAAGGTGTTGCTCGGGAAGATGTCGGCGGAGGAGTTCCTCGACACGGTTGCCGAGCAGCTCAACACCGCTCAGGCCGAGTGGACGGCACAGCAGGGCTGA
- a CDS encoding rhamnogalacturonan acetylesterase: MSLSRRQITTAALAAVPLAAASASPASARTGRTLYIAGDSTAAQKYADAAPETGWGMALPFFLREDLAVANHAVNGRSSKSFVDEGRLDTVLEAIRPGDLLLVQFGHNDEKSADPVRYTEPWTTYQDYLRLYVDGARARGARPVLATSVERRKFDADGNAVPTHGDYPASVRALAADEGVALLDIQALSLALWQRLGVEETKKYFNWTATEQDNTHFNPPGAIAVARMVAAGLLHRRVLAPRDVRRLGEEIPESWITWPTA, from the coding sequence GTGTCCCTTAGCCGTAGACAGATCACCACCGCGGCCCTTGCCGCCGTTCCCCTTGCCGCCGCCTCTGCATCCCCCGCGTCGGCCCGCACCGGACGCACCCTCTACATCGCCGGTGACTCCACCGCCGCCCAGAAGTACGCCGATGCCGCTCCCGAGACCGGCTGGGGGATGGCTCTCCCGTTCTTCCTCCGTGAGGACTTGGCGGTCGCCAACCATGCGGTGAACGGGCGGAGTTCGAAGAGCTTCGTCGACGAGGGGCGTCTCGACACCGTCCTCGAAGCGATCAGGCCCGGCGACCTCCTCCTCGTCCAGTTCGGGCACAACGACGAGAAGAGTGCCGATCCTGTCCGGTACACCGAGCCCTGGACGACGTATCAGGACTACCTCCGGCTGTACGTCGACGGAGCTCGGGCCCGTGGTGCCCGTCCCGTTCTCGCCACCTCCGTGGAGCGCAGGAAGTTCGACGCGGACGGCAACGCCGTGCCGACCCACGGCGACTACCCGGCGTCGGTGCGTGCCCTCGCGGCGGACGAGGGGGTCGCGCTGCTCGACATCCAGGCCCTGTCGCTGGCCCTGTGGCAGCGGCTCGGTGTGGAGGAGACGAAGAAGTACTTCAACTGGACCGCGACCGAGCAGGACAACACGCACTTCAACCCGCCCGGGGCGATCGCGGTGGCCCGAATGGTCGCGGCCGGGCTGCTGCACCGGAGGGTGCTCGCGCCCAGGGACGTACGCCGTCTCGGCGAAGAGATCCCCGAGTCGTGGATCACCTGGCCCACCGCCTGA
- a CDS encoding polysaccharide lyase family 1 protein, translating to MSTQMCHARVIASLVGCTALVLALTGTTAQAQAGDPGRQTLAAGDGWGSEGTGTTGGSAADADHVYTVTTWAEFKAALAAGGTAPKIIKVKGTIDPVAEGCAAFEATGYDFAAYLEKYSPENWGLDTDLTGEPADSPEGLRAVSAANQDKVIKANVPANTTILGVGKNAGIRGGSLQIKGVDNVILRNLTFEAPLDCFPQWDPTDGATGAWNSEYDAVVVYGSTHVWIDHNTLSDGRYPDSTLPTYFGEVYQQHDGLLDIVRGANYVTASWNSFQDHDKTLMIGNSDSAASTDTGKLKVTLHHNLFEGIVERAPRVRFGQVDAYNNHFVVAEGQSYSYSFGVGIASQLYAEKNAFSLPADVSAAKTLKKWSEAPLTAENNYVNGVLVDLIAVHNAEIPAETLQSGAGWTPTLRTKVDSPRAVPGIVDHRAGAGEIC from the coding sequence ATGAGCACACAGATGTGTCATGCACGCGTCATAGCTTCGCTGGTCGGGTGCACCGCCCTGGTCCTCGCCCTCACGGGCACCACGGCACAAGCGCAGGCCGGCGATCCCGGTCGCCAGACCCTCGCCGCCGGCGACGGCTGGGGCTCCGAGGGCACCGGCACCACCGGCGGTTCGGCCGCCGACGCCGACCACGTCTACACGGTCACCACCTGGGCCGAGTTCAAGGCCGCGCTCGCCGCGGGCGGAACGGCGCCGAAGATCATCAAGGTCAAGGGCACGATCGACCCGGTCGCCGAGGGCTGCGCTGCCTTCGAAGCGACGGGCTACGACTTCGCCGCCTACCTGGAGAAATACTCACCGGAGAACTGGGGTCTGGACACCGACCTCACCGGGGAGCCCGCCGACAGCCCCGAAGGACTGCGCGCGGTCTCCGCCGCCAACCAGGACAAGGTCATCAAGGCGAACGTCCCCGCCAACACCACCATCCTCGGCGTCGGCAAGAACGCCGGGATCAGGGGCGGCAGCCTCCAGATCAAGGGCGTGGACAACGTCATCCTCCGCAACCTCACCTTCGAGGCCCCGCTCGACTGCTTCCCGCAGTGGGACCCGACCGACGGCGCGACCGGCGCGTGGAACTCCGAGTACGACGCGGTCGTCGTCTACGGCTCCACCCATGTGTGGATCGACCACAACACCCTGAGCGACGGCCGCTATCCCGACAGCACACTGCCGACCTACTTCGGTGAGGTCTACCAGCAGCACGACGGCCTCCTCGACATCGTGCGCGGCGCCAACTACGTGACGGCGTCCTGGAATTCCTTCCAGGACCACGACAAGACCCTGATGATCGGCAACAGCGACAGCGCCGCCTCGACCGACACCGGCAAGCTCAAGGTCACGCTGCACCACAACCTCTTCGAGGGCATCGTGGAGCGCGCGCCGCGCGTCCGCTTCGGGCAGGTCGACGCGTACAACAACCACTTCGTGGTCGCCGAGGGCCAGTCGTACTCGTACTCCTTCGGCGTCGGTATCGCCTCGCAGCTGTACGCCGAGAAGAACGCCTTCTCGCTGCCGGCCGACGTCAGCGCCGCCAAGACCCTGAAGAAGTGGAGCGAGGCGCCGCTCACCGCCGAGAACAACTACGTCAACGGCGTGCTCGTCGACCTGATCGCCGTGCACAACGCGGAGATCCCGGCCGAGACGCTCCAGTCCGGCGCCGGGTGGACGCCGACGCTGCGCACGAAGGTGGATTCGCCGAGGGCCGTTCCCGGCATCGTCGACCACCGCGCGGGCGCCGGAGAGATCTGCTGA